The window TTCTTAAAAGTTGAGAACGGAACAAAATAATTATTATGGATAAATGCCGGTTTGTTTATAGTATAAAGGTGGAgattaattagaaattaatttaATAGAAGATAAATCATTATTTGATAGTTTTTCTCTCTTTAGCTATACTCCAATAATTTAGGGTAAGCGGCGCCTGCAATTCTTGGTGTAGAAGTTAGTAATTTGTTAGCTTTAAATACTTGTATTGGAAGACATACTCAAATGTAAGGGATTGGTTACACCTATTGCGATAAAATCTGAATTCTCTGATTTAATTTCATTGCTAACATTTGACTTATTTATTTTTCCAACCTGTCTTTCTTGAATTTCTATGTAATTCGTATTAAGATAATTAATGGCATTTCCTGGCGCCACCTTATCTTTATGTTAGATTATATTGGAAGAAACTTAGTTCAGTGTGTTTAAGGAATCCCGTTGTCTCTGATTCTTCCTTAAGATTCGTCTTCTTATCCTAATTGGATTATCTAAAGCACTATGACTATGTAATTTACAATTGAGTTGGTAAAGACATTCATAGTTATAGGACGGAATTATATGGTTTCAGTTTATACTTTATGCCAGGAGCGGATGTACCACTGTACTTATAGGtttaattgaacccataacttttgaaGCGGAGTATAAATCTGTGTAAGATTTCACTAAAATTGcaataaatagtagatatgaacccataactttaaaaatataataggtcTAATATTAAAAACTTTAAAGATTGAACCCATAGAGTTTAATTGGATCCAACTATGCAGTTATCCGACTAATTATTTGAGATAAATTTTGTAAAACTTAATCATATTTGATATAGTTTTGGAGTTTTATGTCTGGAATTCTGCATGTAATGCTTGAGCTTTGTATGTAGAATTTGGTTATCTTGTTGGAATCGAAGCTTCACAAATTTAAAAACTTAATGATTATATTAAGAAATGGAAAGCAAAGGAAGCTGAATTGTAAAGAAGATGACCGACACAAACGAGGTGAATGTCTTCTGTCCAAACAAAGCAGATGTAtacgagatttggatttggactCTTTTCACAATTGGGCTCAAGGTATTTTTGGGATCAAAGTGCTTGCGCTGCTGATTTTTGATCTATATTTTATTGGGCCCAAATTCGTCTGAAGCCTCTTGGGCCTGCTATAGAAGAAGACAAGACAACGTGTGCAGATTTTTTGTTTCTTGTAGATAAATTATTCTTTCTGTTTCTATCCAATAAATTTGTTATAGAATAGCTAATAGTCATAGGCCAAGTGACATAGTTAGTTATTGAAAGATTCTTTTTATTTGTATATAAGGACAAGTTTTGTATAGAtttcattattaaaaaaatatacagaaaaCTCTCAACTACATCCTCATTCTCTTATTCttctaacatggtatcagagcagtagtGCTCCATCCTTCTTCAATCCATTTTTTTAGTTATATTCTAATCAACCATGGGAGACCAAGTCGAGCTCCTTTCAGCATCTGTCACAGCAACCAGCTCTCCTCAAATGGCAACAACTGCTTCTGCACTTCTTGACTCCTCACATCCCTTTTACCTCCACCCTTCTGATTCACCTGGAATGCTTCTTGTTAACTCCCCTTTTGATGGAAGAGGATATGGGGGCTGGAGAAGGGGAATGCTCATAGCTTTGTCTGCTAAGAACAAAGTAGGACTCATTGATGGAACATTTCTTCAGCCCAAAATCTCTTCTGATGACTTCAAGTCTTGGACACGTTGTAATGACATGATCATTTCTTGGCTCTCTCTTTCCAAAGCAATAGCAGAGAGTGTTCTGTACACCAAGACCCCCAAGGAAATCTAGGATGAGCTTGAAGAAAGGTTTGGTCAGAGTAGTGGACCACAACTTTATCACCTACAAAAGGAGATCAGTGAGTCAACACAAGGAAATTTGGACATAGCAAGATACTATACTAAGCTGAACAGGCGGTAGGATGAATTGGACAGTTTGGATATATGGCAACACTGTACCCGTGACTGCAGTTATGGTGGTAAACTCAAAAACTACAAATCTCAACAGGATAACAGACTCATTCAGTTCCTTATGGGACTGAATGACACTTATGCAGCAACTAGAAGCAATCTACTTCTGCTATCTCCTTTGCCTTCACTGAATCATGCCTACTCCTTGCTTATCAAAGATGAGAAGCAAAGAGAAGTACAGATCTCTCATCATCCAGCTTAAAGTGCCTTTGTTGCAGCTCAACAGTCCTATGAAGGGCAAAAAGTCACACCTACTAAGAAGTTCAACATGGAAACAAAGAAGGGAACTCAGTTTTGCAACTATTGCAAGAAGCAAAATCATACCATTGAAAACTGTTATAGATTGATTGGTTTTCCCTCAGATTTTAAGTTTACCTAATCCAAAAGATTCAATGGAGCAAAGAGCAATGCAGCAGTTTCCATAGAAACTCAACCAAATAGTGCAGGAGACCAACCCATGACACAAGATCAGTTTCACAGCCTTTACCAGTTTCTTCAACAAGTGAAAGTTGATTCTCAAATTGAGCAGACATATGAGGAGACTGTGTCTGCTAATTGTGTTGGTATACCTcattcctcttcctcttccaaaaCATATATCAATGTTTCTCTTCAATCTATTTCTTAGATTTTAGATTCAGGTGCTTCTGAGCACATGACTTCTGATTTGCAGCTTCTATTTAATGCCAAACTCCTTCCTAAGCCAGTCTATGTAAAGCTGCCTAATTCTGCTAAGGTGTTGGTTTATCAGGCAAGATCAATAGCTATTCTACCTGGCTTTACCCTATATCATGTTTTGTTTGTGCCATGTTTTAATTACAACTTATTGTCAGTACACAAGTTGTGTTTGCAATTTCATTCACTTATGATTTTCTCCTCTTTTGGTGCAACATTGCATGCCCCTTCACTGAAGAGGCCAGTGGTGCTTGGTAAAGTCACTAGAGGGATCTATGTCTTCAATTCAGTCCACTCAAGCCAAGTTGGTCCATCTAAGTTCCTCAAGCCTAGAGTAGTTATGTCTAATTTAATCAAGGCTTTTAGCCATTCTTTTTGTAATCAAAAGTCTAGTAGATCAGTTTCCAATTCTAGCACATGTTTAGCATCAATTTCTAAAGATGTAAGTTTATGGCATAATAGACTGGGACATATGCCCTTTTCTAATATGAAGTGCATCTCTTCtatttcttattcttcttctccttctaaTTTTTAGCCTTGTGATATTTGTGCTAAAGTTAGGCAAGTCAAATTATCTTTCCCCTCTAGTTCTATAACAACTAAATAGATTTTTGATCTTATTCATGTCGACACTTGGGGACCTTACAAAGCACATACTTATGATGGTTACAAATACTTTCTTACTATAGTGGATGATTATAGTAGAGACACATGGACATTTCTTCTCAAAACTAAGTCTAATGCTTTCACAATTCTCAAACAATTCTTAGCCATAACTGAGAGACAGTTTCACACCAAAGTAAAGGTTATAATATCGGATAATGCCCTTGAGTTGGGATCCAATCCAGTACCTCACAGTTCTTTGCTTCCCAAGGTATTCTTCATCAAACAACTTGTATTTCCTCTCCCTAACAAAATGGGGTTGTTGAGAGGAAGCATGAACATTTACTTGAAACCTGTAGGTCATTACCCTTTCAATCTAACCTTCCAGTCAAGTTTTGAGGGATTGCTTGTTGACGGCAACCTTTTTAATTAACAGATTTCCCTCTACGGTTCTAAAGATGAAGGCCCCTTATGAAGTCTTATTTGGTCAAACTCCTAACTATGGTATATTAAGAGCCTTTGGTTGCTTATGCTATGCGTCAACACTACCTACACACATATCCAAGCTAGATCCCAGATAAGTTAAGTATGTGTTTTTGGGGTATCCTTCTGGCAAGAAGGGATAAGCTACTTGATCTACAAACTCACAAGGTCTTTGTTTCAAGAGATGTTGTTTTCCATGAACACATCTTTCCCTTTACCTCTTTCAATCCCCTGTCACCTATATTTCCAGTCAAATTGTCTTCCCATTCCATTGACACTCCTGATCAAGCATTACCCGCACCTCCCTACTCTATACCTTCCCCATCTCTAACACCTAGACCTATTTCTTATATCATTGCCTCTTTACCACCATCCCCTATTTATTCTACTCCTTTACCCTTTACTTCTCCCATTTTTACTTCATCTACTTCAGCCTCTAACTCTCCCCCTTCCTTACTTTCCTCTTGCTCAATCTGATTCATCCTTATTTCCTACCACTCTACCTTCTCAACCTGCTCTCAGAAGATCCACCAGAGAACATCATTTACCCTCTTATTTGGATGATTACATCTGTAATTCAGTTGTTTTAACTAATTTGACTACCCACTGTTTTGCTTCCCCTatgtccccttctatcttatcttttTCTGCCTACCAACCGAAATATCCTAAACACCATTTCCCATATTTCTGAACCTACCTCATTTTCCCAAGCCTCCCTTCATCCTGGTTGGCAGGAAGCCATGAACCAAGAACTTTCAGCTTTAGAGGCAAACAAAACTTGGGAGGTTGCGCAACTACCTAAGGATAGGAAAGCATTGCCCTGTAAGTGGGTTTACAAGGTGAAATACAAGCAGGATGGTTCACTAGAGAGGTTTAAAGCTCGGTTAGTCATCAGGGGTGACATACAAAGGGAAGGTATTGATTTCAATGAGACCTACTCCCTAGTTGTTAAGATGACAACCATCAGATGTTTATTGACAGTGGCAGTTAAGAAGTAGTGGGGTGTTTACCAATTGGACGTCAACAATGCTTTCCTCCATGGTGATTTATAGGAGGAAGTTTACATGATGTTTCCAGCTGGACTTACCCCTCCCACCCCTGCTCATGTTTGCAAACTGCACAAATCTCTCTATGGTTTGCACCAAGCCTCTAGGTAGTGGTATGCCAGACTTACTGCTGCTCTAAAGTTCAAAGGTTACTACTCACTCTTTTTCAGTAGGCAACACTACCATCATTGCTATCTATGCCGATGACATTTTACTTACAGGAGATGACCCTACAAAACTTAATTCTCTTAAGGTATTTCTAGActctaagttcaaaatcaaggATTTAGGTCAAGCACATTATTTTTTGGGTATTGAAATCATCAGGGAAACACAAGGAATCATATTAACTCAAAGGAAATTTACCTTGGATCTTCTTTCTGAATTTGGCTGCTTGGACTCCAAACCAGCTTCTTCTCCTCTTGATCCTTATTACCACTTGCGTTTGAATGAAGGTGATCTTCTACCGGATCCTTTTATATATCGCAAACTTTTGGGCAAACTCAATTATCTAACTCACACCCATCCTAATTTGTCATTTGCTGTTTAGCACCTCAGTCAATTCATACAATCGCCTCGTCATCCTCATTTTGATGCTGCTTTACGTTGTTTACGTTACCTTCTTTTGGACCCTGGTTTAAGGCTTTTTCTCTCATCTAATCCCTCCTTCAAACTTGTTGCTTTTTGTGACTCCAATTGGGGCCGATGTCCGGACACTCGTATGTCTATTAGTGACTATTACATTTCCCTTGgttcttctcccatttcttgGAAGTCCAAGAAGCAATCTTTGGGGTCCCTTTCCTCCGCCGAGGCAGAGTACCGTTCTATGCGCCGAGTCGTCGCAGAACTCACATGGCTTCTCCGTCTTCTTGAAGACATTTCTCTTACTCCTTCTATTCCTGTACCTCTTCACTCTGACAGTCAGGCTGCTATCCATATTGCCAAAAATCCAGTCTTTCACGAACGCACCAAGCATGTCGACCTTGATTGTCACTTTGTCCGACAGCAATACCTTGCTGGTCTCATCTCTTTATCCTTTGTTCCATCCTCTTCTTAGATTGTCGATGTTTTCACAAAACGCCTTTCTGGTCCGATCCACAAGACTGTTTTGGGAAAGTTGGGGGTTGTTTCACatccctccaacttgagggggggggggtgttggAATCGAAGCTTCACAAATTTCAGAACTTAATGGTGATTCCATGAAGAATTGGAAAGCAAAGGAAGCTGAAATTGTGAAGAAGACGACCGACACAAACGAGGTGAATGTCTTCTGTCCAAACAAAGCAGATGTATAAGAGTTTTGGATATGGACTCTTTTCACAATTGGGATCAAGGTATTTTTGGGATCAATGTGCTTATGTTGCTGATTTTTGATCTATTTTTTATTGGGCCCAAGTTCGTCTGAATCCTCTTGGGCCTGCTATAGAAGAAGACAAGACAACGTGTGCAGATTTTTTGTTTCTTGTAGATAAATTATTCTTTCTGTTTCTATCcaataaatttgttataaaatagCTAATAGTTATAGGCCAAGTGACATAGTTAGTTATTGAAAGATTCTTTTTATTTGTATATAAGGACAAGTTCTGTACAGATTTCATTATcaaaaaaatatacagaaaatTCTCTCAATTACATCTtcattctcttattcttataacatggtatcagagcagtagtGCTCGATCCTTCTTCAATCCATTTTTTTAGTTATATCCTAATCAACCATGGGAGACCAAGTCGAGCTCCCTTCAGCATCTGTCACAACAACCAGCTCTTCTCAGATGGCAACAACTGCTTCTGCACTTCTTGACTCCTCATATCCCTTTTACCTCCACCCTTCTAATTCACCTGGAATGCTTCTTGTTAACTCTCCTTTTGATGGAAGAGGATATGGGGGTTGGAGAAGGGGAATGCTCATAGCTTTGTCTGCTAAGAACAAAGTAGGACTCATTGATGGAACATTTCTTTAGCCCAAAATCTCTTTTGATGACTTCAAGTCTTGGACACATTGTTATGACATGTTCATTTCTTGGCTATTAAACTCTCTTTCCAAAGCAATAGTAGAGAGTGTTTTGTACACCAAGACCGCCAAGGAATTTTGGGATAATCTTGAAGAAAGATTTGGTCAGAGTAGTGGACCACAACTTTATCACCTATAAAAGGAGATCAGTGAGTCAACACAAGGAAATTTGGACATAGTAGGATACTATACTAAGCTGAAAAGGCTATGGGATGAATTGGACAGTCTGGATATATGCCAACACAGTACCTATGACTGCAGTTATGGTGGTAAACTTAAAAACTACAAATCTCAACAGGATAACAGACTCATTCAGTTCCTTATGGGACTGAATGATACTTATGCAGCAGCTAGAAGCAATCTACTTCTGCTATCTCCTTTGCCTTCACTGAATCATGCCCACTCCTTGCTTATCAGAGATAAGAAGCAAAGACAAGTACAGATTTCTCATCATCCAGCTGAAAGTGCCGTTGTTGCAGCTCAACAGTCCTATGGAGGGCAGAAAGTCACACCTGCTAAGAATTTCAACATGGAAACAACAATGCAGCAGTTTCCATGGAAATATCATATACTCAACCAAATAGTGCAGGAGACCAACCTATGACACAAGATCAGTTTCACAGCCTTTACCAGTTGCTTCAACAAGTGAAAGTTGGTTCTCAAATTGAGCAGACATATGAGGAGACAGTGTCTGCTAATTGTGCTGGTATACCTCATTCCTCTTCCTCATCCAAAACATATATAAGTGTTTCTCTTCAATCTATTTCTTGGATTTTAGATTCAGGTGCTTCTGAGCACATGACTTCTGATTTGGAGCTTCTATTTAATATCAAACTCCTTCCTAAGACATTCTAGGTAAAGCTGCCTAATTCTGCTAAGGTGTTGGTTTATCAGGCAGGATCAATAGCTATTCTACCTGGCTTTACCCTTTATCATGTTATGTTTGTGCCATGTTTTCATTACAACTAATTGTCGTACACAAGTTGTGTTTGAAATTTCATTCACTTATGATTTTCTCCTCTTTTGGTGCAACATTGCAGGCCCCTTCACTGAAGAGGCCAGTGGTGCTTGGTAAAGTCACTAGAGGGATCTATGTCTTCAATTCAGTCCACTCAAGCCAAGTTGGTCCAACCAAATTTCTCAAGCCTAGAGTAGTTATGTCTAATTTAATCAAGGCTTTTAGCCATTCTGTTTGTAGTCAAAAGTCTAGTAGAGCAGTTTCCAATTCTAGCACATGTTTAGCATCCTTCTAAAGATGTAAGTTTATGGCATAATAGACTGGGACATATGCCCTTTTCTAATATGAAATGCATCTCTTCtatttcttattcttcttctccttctaaTTTTTAGCCTTGTAATATTTGTGCTAAAGTTAAGCAAGTCAAATTATCTTTTCCCTCTAGTTCTATAACAACTAAACAAATTTTTGATCTTATTCATGTCGACACTTGGGGACCTTACAAAATACATGCTTATGATGGTTACAAATACTTTCTTACTATAGTGGATGATTATAGTAGAGGCACATGGACATTTCTTCTCAAAACTAAGTCTAATGCTTTCACAATGCTCAAACAATTCTTAGCCATAACTGAGAGACAGTTTCACACCAAAGTAAAGGTTATAAGATCAGATAATGCCCTTGAGTTGGGATCCAATCCCAGTACCTCACAGTTCTTTGATTCCCAAGGTATTCTTCATCAAAAAACTTGTGTTTCCTCTCCCCAACAAAATGGGGTTGTTGAGAGGAAGCATGGACATTTACTTGAAACCTGCAGGGCATTACTCTTCCAATCTAACCTTCAAGTCAAGTTTTGGGGGATTGCTTGTTGACAACAACCTTTTCAATTAACAGATTTCCCTCTACAGTTCTAAAGATGAAGACCCCGTATGAAGTCTAATTTGGTCAACCTCCTGACTATGGTACATTAAGAGCCTTTGGTTGCTTATGCTATGCTTCAATACTACCTACACACAGATCCAAGCTAGATCCCAGATCagttaagtgtgtgtgttttggGGTATCCTTCTAGCAAGAAGGGATATAAGCTACTTGATCTACAAACTCATAAGGTCTTTGTTTCAAGGGATGTTGTTTTCCATGAACACATCTTTCCCTATACCTCTATCAAGCCCATGTCACCTATATTTCCAGTCAAATTGTCTTCCCATTCCATTGACACTCTTGATCAAGTACCACCTGCACCTCCCTGCTCTATACCTTCCCCATCTCTAACACCTAGACCTATTTCTTTTAGCATTGCCTCTTTACCACCACCCCCTTTTAATTCTACTTATTTACCCTTTACTTCTCCCATTTCTACTTCACTTACTTCAGCCTCTGACTCTCCCCCTTCCCTACTTCCTCCTGCTCAATCTGATTCATCCCTATTTCCCACCACTCTACCTTCTCAACCTGCTCTCAGAAGATCCACCAGAGAACATTATTTACCATCTTATTTGGATGACTATATCTGCAATTCAGTTATTTTAACTAATCTGACTACCCACTGTTTTGCTTCCCCTatgtccccttctatcttatcttttTCTGCCCTATCTTCCACTTACCAAAATATCCTAACCACCATTTTCCATATTTTTGAACCTACCTCATTTTCCCAAGCTTCCTTTCATCCTGGTTGGCAGGAAGCCATGAACCAAGAACTTGCACCTTTAGAGGCAAACAAAACTTGGGAGATTGTGCAACTACCTAAGGACAGGAAAGCATTGCCCTGTAAGTGGGTTTACAAGGTGAAATACAAGTAGGATGGTTTAGTAGAGAGGTTTAAAGCTCGGTTAGTCATCAGGGGTGACATGCAAAGGGAAGAGATTGATTTCAATGAGACCTACTCCCCAGTTGTTAAAATGATAACCATCATATGTTTATTGACAGTGGCAGTTAAGAAGCAGTGGGGTGTTTACCAATTGGACGTCAATAATGTTTTCCTCCTTAGTGATTTACAAGAGGAAGTTTACATGAAGTTTCCAGCTGGACTTACCCCTCCCACCCCTGCTCATGTTTGCAAACTGCGCAAATCTTTCTATGGTTTGCTCCAAGCCTCTAGGCAGTGGTATGCCAGGCTTACTACTACTCTTAATTTCAAAGGTTACTCTCATTCGCTCAACGATTACTCACACCTTTTCATGAAATTAGCAGGCAACACTACCATCATTGCTGTCTATGTCGATGACATTTTACTTACAAGAGATGACCCTACAGAACTTAATTCTCTTAACGTGTTTCTAGACTCTGAGTTCAAAATCAAGGATTTAGGTCAAGCACATTATTTGTTGGGTATTGAAATCATCAGGGAAACACAAGGAATCATATTAACTCAAAGGAAATTTACCTTGGATCTTCTTTCTGAATTTGGTTGCTTGGACTCCAAACCAACTTCTTCTCCTGTTGATCCTTGTTTCCACTTGCGTTTGAATAAAGGTGATCTTCTACCAGATCCTTTCATCTATCGCAAACTTTTGGGCAAACTCAATTATCTAACTCACACCCGTCCTGATTTGTCATTTGCTGTGCAACACCTCAGTCAATTCATGCAATCGCCTCGTCGTCCTCATTTTGATGCTGCTTTACGTTGTTTACGTTACTTTCTTTTGGACCCTGGTTTAGGGCTTTTTCTCTCATCTAATCCCTCATTAAAGCTTGTTGCATTTTGTGACTCCGATTGGGGCCGATGTCCGGACACTCGCAGGTCTATCAGTGGCTATTACATTTCCTTTGgttcttctcccatttcttgGAAGTTCAAGAAGTAATCTTTAGTATCCCTTTCCTCCGCCGAGGTAGAGTACCGTTCTATGCACTGAGTCGTCGCAGAACTCACATGGCTTCTCCGTCTTCTTGAAGACCTTTCTCTTACTCCTTCTATTCCTGTACCTATTCACTCTGACAG of the Nicotiana tabacum cultivar K326 chromosome 7, ASM71507v2, whole genome shotgun sequence genome contains:
- the LOC142162263 gene encoding uncharacterized protein LOC142162263, with the translated sequence MTQDQFHSLYQLLQQVKVGSQIEQTYEETVSANCAGIPHSSSSSKTYISVSLQSISWILDSGRINSYSTWLYPLSCYAPSLKRPVVLGKVTRGIYVFNSVHSSQVGPTKFLKPRVVMSNLIKAFSHSPCNICAKVKQVKLSFPSSSITTKQIFDLIHVDTWGPYKIHAYDGYKYFLTIVDDYSRGTWTFLLKTKSNAFTMLKQFLAITERQFHTKVKVIRSDNALELGSNPSTSQFFDSQASDSPPSLLPPAQSDSSLFPTTLPSQPALRRSTREHYLPSYLDDYICNSEAMNQELAPLEANKTWEIVQLPKDRKALPLAVKKQWGVYQLDVNNVFLLSDLQEEVYMKFPAGLTPPTPAHVCKLRKSFYGLLQASRQWYARLTTTLNFKGYSHSLNDYSHLFMKLAGNTTIIAVYVDDILLTRDDPTELNSLNVFLDSEFKIKDLGQAHYLLGIEIIRETQGIILTQRKFTLDLLSEFGCLDSKPTSSPVDPCFHLRLNKGDLLPDPFIYRKLLGKLNYLTHTRPDLSFAVQHLSQFMQSPRRPHFDAALRCLRYFLLDPGLGLFLSSNPSLKLVAFCDSDWGRCPDTRRSISGYYISFGSSPISWKFKK
- the LOC142162262 gene encoding uncharacterized protein LOC142162262 — translated: MGDQVELLSASVTATSSPQMATTASALLDSSHPFYLHPSDSPGMLLVNSPFDGRGYGGWRRGMLIALSAKNKVGLIDGTFLQPKISSDDFKSWTRCNDMIISWLSLSKAIAESVLYGGKLKNYKSQQDNRLIQFLMGLNDTYAATRSNLLLLSPLPSLNHAYSLLIKDEKQREILSLPNPKDSMEQRAMQQFP